The proteins below come from a single Antennarius striatus isolate MH-2024 chromosome 18, ASM4005453v1, whole genome shotgun sequence genomic window:
- the LOC137611997 gene encoding BOLA class I histocompatibility antigen, alpha chain BL3-6-like, producing the protein MRQVTMTTLVLVVLLGTGVPGAAGVTHSLKYFRTASSGVPNFPEFVEVGMIDDVQIVHYDSNTKRAEPKQDWMEKITADDPEYWNRQTRRNERNQEVFKVNIETLKKRFNQSEGFHIVQMMSGCQWDDETGEVTGFDQYGYNGEDFLVLDLKTETWIAPRPQALITKHRWDHDRGWMDYNKHYHTQECPEWGRKYLENGRSSLLRTELPSVFLLQKTPSSPVSCFATGFYPDRAALFWRRDGEELHEEVDHGEILPNHDGTFQTSVDLNLSSVAPEDWRRYDCVFQLEGVEDDLVTRLDKGKIWTNWEEPTDVTPPTTTTTIIIIIAVVVLALVVMAAVGFKLSRQRTAKRGSVPEDSSELSERLQPGVGEQPEVGAQPEVGEHQNVI; encoded by the exons ATGCGACAGGTCACCATGACGACcttggttctggtggttctcctGGGAACAGGTGTACCTGGTGCGGCGGGAG tgACTCACTCTCTGAAGTATTTCCGCACTGCATCTTCTGGAGTCCCAAACTTCCCAGAGTTTGTTGAAGTTGGGATGATTGATGACGTTCAGATTGTTCATTATGACAGTAACACCAAGAGAGCAGAACCCAAACAGGACTGGATGGAGAAAATCACAGCAGATGATCCTGAGTACTGGAACCGACAGACCAGGAGGAATGAGAGGAACCAGGAGGTGTTCAAAGTCAACATTGAAACTTTAAAGAAACGTTTCAACCAATCTGAAG GTTTCCATATTGTCCAGATGATGTCTGGTTGTCAGTGGGACGATGAGACTGGAGAGGTTACTGGTTTTGATCAGTATGGTTATAATGGAGAAGACTTCCTGGTCCTGGACCTGAAGACAGAGACCTGGATCGCTCCCAGACCTCAGGCTCTCATCACCAAACACAGATGGGATCATGACAGAGGTTGGATGGACTACAACAAACATTACCACACCCAGGAGTGTCCTGAGTGGGGGAGGAAGTATTTGGAGAATGGGAGGAGCTCTCTGCTGAGAACAG agctCCCCTCAGTGTTCCTCCTCCAGAAGACCCCCTCCTCTCCAGTCAGCTGCTTCGCTACAGGTTTCTACCCTGACAGAGCTGCACTCTtctggaggagagatggagaggagcttCATGAGGAGGTGGACCACGGAGAGATCCTCCCCAACCATGATGGAACCTTCCAGACCAGTGTTGACCTGAACCTTTCATCGGTGGCCCCTGAAGACTGGAGGAGGTACGACTGTGTGTTCCAGCTGGAAGGTGTGGAGGACGACTTGGTCACCAGACTGGACAAAGGAAAGATCTGGACCAACTGGG AGGAGCCCACTgacgtgaccccccccaccaccaccaccaccatcatcatcatcatcgctgtGGTGGTTCTTGCTCTCGTCGTCATGGCAGCTGTTGGGTTCAAGCTTTCCCgacagaggacag CTAAACGTGGTTCAGTTCCTGAGGACAGCTCTGAGCTCTCTGAGAGACTGCAGCCGGGGGTCGGGGAGCAGCCAGAGGTCGGGGCGCAGCCAGAGGTCGGGGAGCACCAGAATGTGATCTGA